The Ricinus communis isolate WT05 ecotype wild-type chromosome 8, ASM1957865v1, whole genome shotgun sequence sequence ATTCCATCTTCttcatgtttcttttttcattactttcttttcttcccaTTTGAGATCTGGCAAACATTGCAACATTCTTATTTGGCTTAATGTAAGCTATTTGCAcctccttttatttttctactcCTGTCACCATAGAGTAAGCCTTGTTCAATGATGGTAAAGGGTCCATGAGCAATACTTGGCTTCTGGTATACTTATATATGTCCTTAAGTCCCATCAAGATGGTAAAAGATCCACATATACAATGATGGTAAAAGATCCACATATACACTCTGGTATTGGCATCAAACAAGTTAGTTGTCCCATAACATTTTAAGCTTATCGTACTATTAAGCAACTGACATAGATTGTCCTTGAGTGATGGAACTATTTTCTCTTTGCAGTTGGTACAAAAATGGACTATTTGATTCTCCATATCTTTCCTCGAGCTCACACCATAACTCTCTAGCAGTAGAAGAGTACAAGAAAGCTTCCATTATTTCTTTAGAAATAGAATTCAGTATCCAAGATGTTATCATGCAGATTACTCTCGTTCACTGATCATAAAATAGTGAGTCTCTGCTTGAAATTTTGTAGCTTCCATTAATAAAGCCAAGTTTTAACTTTGCACCAAGAGCAATTTCAACAGCGAGTGGTGTTGTGACAAGCAAAGGGTCCATGAGCAATACTTGGCTTCTGGTATGCTCATATATGTCCTTAAGTGCCATCAAGAACTGCATTAAGCGATTGAAAGATGTTATCTCTGCCACCGCCTTTTCAGATCCACATACACACTCTGGCATTGGCATCAAATAAGTTAGTTCATCCCATAACGTTTTAAGCTTATTGTAGTATTGAATAACTGACATAAGTCGTCCTTGAGTGATGGAACTAGTTTCTCTTTGTAGTTGGTACAAAATTGGACTGTTTGATTCTCCATATCTTTCCTCGAGCTCACACCATAACTCTCTAGCAGTAGAAGAGTACAAGAAAGCCTCCactatttctttaaaaatagaattcagTATCCAAGATGTTATCATGCAGATTACTCTTGTCCACTGATCATAAAGTGGTGAGTCTCTAATTGAAATTTTGTAGCTTCCATTAATGAAGCCAAGTTTTAACTTTGCACCAAGAGCTATTTTAACAGCGAGTGGTGTTATGACAAGCAAAGGGTCCATGAGCAGTACTTGGCTTCTGGTATGCTCATATATGTCCTTAAGTCCCATCAAGAACTGGTATGCTCATATATGTCCTTAAAGTCCCATCAAGAACTGGTATGCTCATATATGTCCTTAAGTCCCATCAAGAACTGCATTGAGCAATTGAAAGATGTTATCTCTGCCACCGCCTTTGCAGATCCACATACACACTCTAGTATTGGCATCAAACAAGTTTGTTcattccataacattttaagCTTATTGAGTATGGAACTAATTTCTCTTTGCAGTTGGTACAAAAATGGACTGCTTGATTCTCCATATCTTTCCTCGAGCTCACCCCATAACTCTCTAGCAGTAGAAGAGTACAGGAAAGCCTCTACTATTTCTTTAGAAATAGAATTAAGTATCCAAGATGTTATCATGCAGATTACTCTTGTCCACTGATCATAATGTGGTGAGTCTCTGCTTGGAAATTTGTAGCTTCCATCAATGAATTCAAGTTTTAACTTTGCACCAAGAGCTATTTCAACAGCGAGTGGTATTGTGACAAGCAAAGCATCCATGGGCATTATTTGGCTTCTGGTATGCTTATTTATATCCTTAAGTCCCATCAAGAACTGCATTAAGTGATTGAAAGATATTATCTCTGCCATCCCCTTTGCAGATCCATATACACACTCCGGTATTGGCATCAAACAAGTTAGTTCGTCCCATAACATTTTAAGCTTATTATAGTATCGAGTAACTAACATAGATCGTCCTTGAGTGATGGGACTAATTTCTCTTTGCAGTTGATACAAAAATGGACTGTTTGATTCTCCATATGTTTTCTCGAGCTCACACCATAACTCTTTAGCAGTAGAAGAGTACATCAGTATCCAAGATGTTATCATGTAGATTACTCTTGTCCACTGATCATAAAGTGGTGAGTCTCTGCTTGGAATTTTGTAGCTTCTATTAATGAAGCCAAGCTTTAACTTTGTACCAAGAGCTATTTTAACAACGAGTGGTGTCGTGACAAGCGATCTCCACTATTTATATTCTTGTATTCCTTTACCTCATCATTTGCCATTTTTGCAGCTTGTGTATTGCTTGAAAAATAATACGATTTCCCTCACAATCCTAGATCTTCCGCTCTGATCccatgaataaaagaaaaaattataggGACATTCTAACAAACTTGACAGCTAATCAAGGACACCTCGCCCCGTAGATAAATATCCACTAATTCCTAGTCACAGCTAATGACTATCCTATGCTGAATAAAGATAAGAACAAATGCATATTGCAAACTGTATACTACAAGACTAGCTTGTATATATACGATATCAATACTTCTACATACACTTGAAATGTGAAATGTTCAAACATTTATCTTcaaataaaactgaaaaaaagCATATGAGACGTTGTTATCCTTACTGTTGCATTTGTATATTAGTAAATTGACATTAATCAGTCATCATGCTTTTGCTAGCATGCACTAAGTCcattgaaaaatagatgtcGGAGTCACTGCAAATTTAAGAACCATTTGGGATCAATACctatatacatatgtatacAGTTTTAATTCATAAAGTGACTTCATCCAAGCTTATTGGTAAAGGAGCAAAATTACACTGACCAAGGTTCATCTTATCAGAAGTCTGTAGAAACTGTTTATATTGATCTATGATGattaaatttcataagaaTTCTGAGATTATTTGAGTATATCTGTTCTGTTATATACATGTATACTTGTACGGTTCTTTTGCTATATGTGATCCTATTCTAACGTTCCTTTCTAACTTGGGAGAGGTCGAAGTGACCTTTCTTCCTTGCTCCTTTTCCCTATTTTGAGGCCTGTGATGATCCGGTCTGAGGCCATGACCAACAGTCCTTGACTGTTGGTCCTTCTTCATGATCCTTGACTGTTGGTCCTTAATTTGGTCTTGTTcctcaacactccccctcaagatGGGTTCAAATAAGTTAATGGAACCCATCTTGGTAAGAAGGCAATGATGATGAGATTTATCTAGGGCCTTAGTAAAGATATCTGCCAATTGCTCATGGCTTCTGATGAATGGAGTTTCAATTTCCCCAGACTAAACCTTTTCTCTTATGAAGTGGCAATCTACTTCGATATGTTTGGTTCGTTCGTGAAAGACGGGATTGGAGGCAATGTGCCTGGCTGCCTGATTATCGCATTACATTTTCATTGGGCCTTTGCATCCTATCTTCATGTCGGTAAGCACTTGTTTGATCCAAATGAGCTCGCTGGCTGTTGATGCCATGGCTCGATATTCTGCTTCTACACTTGATCTCACGGTCACCGTTTGCTTTTTGCTTTTCCAAGCTACTAAGTTCCCTTTAAACGAATATGCAGAATCCAGAGGTCGATTTTCTATCACAGCTTCCAGCCCAGTCTGCATCAGAAAAACCAATTATAGTGTTAGTatcgttattatttttcatccatATACCTTGACCTGGAGAACCCTTAAGGTATATAAGGATTCTATCGATGGCGTCCAGGTGACAGGAGTGAGGAGCATGCATAAACTAGCTTACCATACTTACAGCATAGGAGATATCGAGTCTAGTGACAGTTAAATATATCAGCTTTCCTACTAGACGCTGATAGCTTCCTATATTATCTATGGGTTCCCCATCTTCCAAATTTAGTTTGGTTTTAGTCTCCATTGGAGTATTTGCTGGTTTTACTCCTATTTTTCATGTTTCTTTTAGTAGGTCGAGaacatattttctttgagataAAATACGCCCTTATGTGATTTGGCTATTTCTATCTCTAGAAAGTATGATAGTTGACCTAAATCTTTGATATCAAATTCTCCttttagttttgattttactTCTTCAATTTTCCCATTATTATTACCAATTATGATAATGTCATCGACATAAACAAGGATAATAATAGTTGATGTGTGAGTGCGTTTTACAAACATAGATGAGTCTAAAGcacatttatgaaaattaatttttaataaaaaatggctTAGCTTGGCATACTATGCTCTTGGGGACTGCTTTAATCCATAGATAGCCTTCTTTAACTTACATACCAAGGAATGGTTTGAGGAAGACTTGTGCCCTGGAGGAAGGGTCATGTAGACTTCTTCGTCTAGAGATCCCTGAAGGAAGGCGTTCTTTACGTCCATTTGGAACAAACTCCAACCTGAATTAGTTGCAACTGATAACAATATGCGGACAGTACTCATTTTGGCTACAGGGGCAAAAGTTTCCTCATAGTCAACTCCATAGGTTTGAGTGAATCCTTTTGCAACTAACCTAGCCTTATATCGTTCAATGGTACCATCACATTGGTACTTAATCTTATATACCCATTTACATTCTACAGGTTTTTTATTTGGGGGCAAAGTGATAATATCCCATGTGTTCATTCTTTTCTAAAGCACGAAGTTCTTCCTTCATAGCTTTGCACCAATTTGGATTAGTGTTAGCTTCATAGAAGGAGGTAGGCTCAGTGTGAGATGTAAGATTCCCTAAATAAGTCTTATATTGTTTGGATACTGACGAGTAATTAATGAAGTGTTAAATTGGATACGAAACCTTATGAGACACATAGTCCCTTAGCCTGGCAGGAGGTCTAATTAACCGAGATGATCTACGTAGGGCAATTCCTTCTTCTTGTGACTCATTCTCTCCCCCTGATGGAGGTGCCTCGGTAGTGAGATAGTCTCCCCTTGAAGGAGGGGCCTCGAATATATGCTCCCTGTTAGATGAAGGTTCCTGGATGAAGCTGTCAAAAAAGAGAGAGTTATCCAGAAATAATAAAGTAGAGGGTTCATGATCAGTAGTGGTGTTAGCGGTGAAGTACGAGAAACCCTCATCAAATGACATATCCCGGGAGATATAGACCTTATGATTAGAGGGGTCATAACATTTATACCTCTTTCTGGCAGAGGAGTATCCTAGGAATATAGTCTTGACAGAATTGCTGTCGAATTTATGGTGACGCCTAATGTGTACAAAGGCTATACAACCAAAAGTGCGAATGTGTCCTAAGTCAATTTCTCGGCCTTTGAGAGTTTCTAGAGGACTGAGATTGTTGAGTTTAGGACTGGGTAGTCGGTTGATGAGGTAGGCAGCGGTTAGAAGGGCATCTGACCAAAAAATGTGGGGAACATTATTTTGAAACAGAAGGGATTGAGTGACCTCAAAGAGATGGCGATTTTTCCTTTCAAAGACCTCGTTTTGTTCGGGTATGTAAATACAGGTGGTTTGATGTAGAATCCCTTGGGTGGAgagaaaatccaaaaaaaaattatttacatattCAGGCCATTATCTGAAcgaaaagttttaattttggcgttatactgattttgaataaaattaaaaaagttttgaaagcagggaaaaacttcattttttcccTTGAGCAGATAAACCCAAGTGGTACGggaataatcatcaataaacgTAACAAATTATCGAAAAAGGTTGTATGAAGTGACAGGGGCAGGTCCCCAAATGTCGGAATAAATTAGATCAAacatatttttagatatagtAGAAGATACAGGAAAAGGAAGTCTAGTGTGTTTAGCAAATTTGCAAATTTCATAACCACTAGAGTtcatttttaaacaaaaaagtcAGTTTAAAACTCTATCAGACGGATGACCAAACCGCCGATGGAGCAGCATGGCAGGATTGGCAGAATTGGTCGAGACAAGACACTGGTTGGGGGAATTTGTGAGATAATATAGGCCATTTTCAAAGCGATCCTCACCAATCATCTTCCCTGATATTCGGTCCTGAAATAGCACTTTATAGGGTGAGAATATAACATTACAATTTAGATTTCTAGTAATCTTACcgacatataataaattagagtTAAAAGTCAGGTAAGAGAAGAATgtcagaaatttttttatgcaaTAATTGAGAAGAGCAGAAACCAGAAATTTTAGCCTGATTCCCGTTAGCAACAATTACATGTTGGGATTTAGTAGGAacaaattttacaattttgttGCATCCCATGTCATATGTGATCCGTTGCCCCGGAATCAATGATCCGTAAGAGGCATGtaatgattttattgaattttttgaaACCGAACCTCACCCCCGGGTTTGCTGTAGATGAACGATTGTCTGAAGCTGAGAGATTAATTCTCTAAGTTGATTTGTTTCTATAGGGTCGGATCCGGGTCGAGTCAGTTGAGCAAAGTGGGCCGGATCCGGGTCAAAGGAGTCGGGTCGGGTCGGGTCACTGGTTCCTAGTTGGGTCGGATCGCTTGATTCGGGTCGGTGTAAATTAAAAGGAGCCGACCCGTGACAAGCTCGCCGCCCCGACTCTTCTTCATAACCCTTAGGGTTATGAAGACTTGTTGTGCCGCCgaacctttttctttcatctctcTCTCGTCTCCCACTTCTGTTTCTCTCGCCCCTGCTGATACTTGGCCGGCCAATTTCGGGATGGAGATGCCGAAGCGTTCTGGGAGTGCCCCCGTATCTCGCGGGCACTCCTCTCGCTCGAGTTGCCTCGCGAAGGTGCAATGAGTGGGCGATGTAAGTTTTTATTTCTGCGGTGTCGAAGCTGCTGTTGATGCTCATAGTCGCCCGTCTAGTTTCCTTCTGCTGGATGGTGGCTATGACGGCGTCTATTGAGGAGAGATGGCTCGACAGCAGGATTTGGGATCGAAGAGCTTCATAGCTCGTGTCCAACCCGCCCAGGTAAGCATACACTAGGTCTTGCTAAGCTTTTCTTCTCGCCTTTTTTGGATCTACAGTTGGTGGGAGGTAGCTTTGCAGCTCCTCCCATCTGGTCAAAATCTCTGTTGCGTATGTAGTGCTTGTTCTGGTCCCTTGCTTAATATGTGCTAATTCTtgctttaaattaaaaatgtgaGCAAAATTTCGCTCGTGGCCGTAGAGGCCCTTCATTTTGTTCCATATTGCCTGTGAGGATTCTAGGAGCATGCAAAGCCTGGCTATTTGAGGCTCCATAGTATTGGTGAGCAGTGACATGACCAAATGGTCTGTCGTCTGCCACTCCTCAATTGCCTCCATTTCTTCCTTAGTCGGTTGATTTGGATCGGTCGGTTGAGGTTTACTTCGGGTCCCTGTGATGAACCCCAATTTCTTCCTGCCACTAAGGCTGATGTAGACTGACCTCGAccaatcaaaataattttgattgcCCTTAAGCACAATGTTGGATAACTTTGTGATATCACTGTGTGCCATTGGCGAAAGAGattgtttttgtgtttgtTAGTTGGTTTGGATTGGTAGGGGATAACAGGATCAAGcccgctctgataccatgtagaAACTGTTTACATTGATCTATGATGatttaatttcataagaaTTATGAGATTATTTGAGTATATGTTTTCTGTTATATACATGTATACTTGTAACGGTTCTTTTGTTATCCGTGATCCTATTCTAACGCTCCTTTTCCCTATTTTGAGGCTTGTGATGATCCGGTCTGAGGCCATAACCAACAGTCCTTGACTGTTGGTTCTTCCTGATGATCCTTGACTGTTGGTCCTTAATTTGGTCTTGTTCCTCAACAAAGTCCCACCGGACAAAAACCAAAAACAATTGGATAAgcataaagtaaaacaagcTGCCAATGCACAGGATATGAAGACAGAACAAGAAACTCAATGGAAAAACGCCTGGTGTGACTCTTTATGTGATCTTTGGCCTAGGATCTTTTTTGCCTATAAAGAATGGTCTCATTCAGATATGCAAAACTTATATGgctttaaatgaaaataattatattatgacATTTTACAATAATTACTCACCTCCACGTCGGTTTCCTTTTTGCCGTTGTCTCCTTTCTTCTCAGCTTTTGCCTATCATCAGTGATTTTACTAGTTGACGTAATTCTGtgaaattttagtttttggctcatttttgtgaaatttttTCTATAGACTTTACCTAAAGAAGGATAGGTATTGTTGATGAcaaaattatagaataattATGAGGTGATTCGGAATATGGTTTGCAACAGGACAGCAGTGAGCAAGggattataatttataaaggGAAGTAGGTTAGCTGCTGTCAAAAGttaacaatataaaattgTGACATCCtataacataataattaaaggTACCATATAAGCTTTGTGCCATT is a genomic window containing:
- the LOC107262073 gene encoding uncharacterized protein LOC107262073: MGLKDIYEHTRSQVLLMDPLLVITPLAVKIALGAKLKLGFINGSYKISIRDSPLYDQWTRVICMITSWILNSIFKEIVEAFLYSSTARELWCELEERYGESNSPILYQLQRETSSITQGRLMSVIQYYNKLKTLWDELTYLMPMPECVCGSEKAVAEITSFNRLMQFLMALKDIYEHTRSQVLLMDPLLVTTPLAVEIALGAKLKLGFINGSYKISSRDSLFYDQ